A single Paraburkholderia sp. FT54 DNA region contains:
- a CDS encoding PAS domain-containing sensor histidine kinase, which produces MLNNVRAATSVSSIVVRVLVSTVAVTAVLLLVLLAAASANTEFFDRYYQWLYAANLVVAMIFLLVVATLVIIIIARLRKGKFGTRLLAKLAFFMALVGVVPGGIIYVVSYQFVSRSIESWFDVNVETALTSGLNLGRGMLDASLSDLQTKGRLMSEQLASADAAGTTLTLLRLRDQFGVQDATIVEPTRSMSGATPDMHVVAQASGNYATLVPNDLPTPLMIDQARGRGYAAIEGEVDGDPHAHGSKGALRLRVVERIPDSNASLLQPTERFLQLTQPVSPSLARNADAVQRAYREYQEKALGRTGLRKMYIGTLTLALFLATFIAMMLALALGNQLARPLFLLAQGTKEITEGDYTPKREIKSRDELGFLTQSFNAMTRQLSEARAAVENNRIALEHSKAYLESILANLTAGVFVFDRQFRLTTANRGAERIFRQPFQEVMGSALDQIGVLSEFGGMVRKAFADREAASGDGHDDRGHWQQQFSVQVPGETEPLTLLVRGARLVSATDRDAEDMQTSGYVVVFDDISDVISAQRSIAWGEVARRLAHEIKNPLTPIQLSAERLQMKLADKLSPSDADVLKRGATTIVNQVAAMKQMVDNFRDYARTPPAVLAHLQLNDLVSEVLTLYGIEEGKDAIQIELAALPAIRGDATQLRQVIHNLLQNAQDAVADLEHPRVLLETRTVEYGDPDAEGKVHVAVRLTVSDNGPGFPARILTRAFEPYVTTKAKGTGLGLAMVKKIVDEHGARIDIRNRMKAGDVIEGAQISILFLQLADDAATPGTGPRPAHGGASQGKTKATVQTRAA; this is translated from the coding sequence GTGCTAAATAATGTGCGCGCCGCCACCAGCGTCAGCAGCATCGTCGTGCGCGTGCTGGTGTCGACAGTCGCCGTCACGGCGGTGTTGCTGCTCGTGCTGCTGGCCGCCGCGAGCGCGAACACCGAATTCTTCGACCGCTATTACCAGTGGCTTTACGCCGCCAATCTCGTGGTCGCGATGATCTTTTTGCTGGTGGTGGCGACGCTCGTCATCATCATCATCGCGCGGCTGAGAAAGGGTAAGTTCGGCACGCGGCTATTGGCGAAACTTGCGTTCTTCATGGCGCTGGTCGGTGTAGTGCCGGGCGGGATCATCTACGTCGTGTCGTATCAGTTCGTGTCGCGCAGTATCGAGTCGTGGTTCGACGTGAATGTCGAAACAGCGCTCACGTCCGGTTTGAATCTCGGGCGCGGCATGCTCGACGCGTCGCTGTCCGATCTGCAGACCAAGGGCCGGTTGATGTCCGAGCAACTGGCCAGCGCGGACGCCGCCGGCACCACGCTCACGCTGCTGCGTCTGCGCGATCAGTTCGGCGTGCAGGATGCGACGATCGTCGAACCCACGCGCAGCATGTCAGGTGCGACGCCCGATATGCACGTGGTCGCCCAGGCATCCGGTAATTACGCGACGCTCGTGCCGAACGATTTGCCCACGCCGCTGATGATCGATCAGGCGCGCGGCCGCGGCTACGCGGCGATCGAAGGCGAAGTGGACGGCGATCCTCACGCGCATGGCAGCAAAGGCGCGCTGCGGCTGCGCGTGGTGGAACGCATCCCCGACTCCAATGCGTCGCTGCTGCAGCCCACCGAACGCTTCCTGCAACTCACGCAGCCAGTGTCGCCCTCGCTCGCGCGCAATGCCGACGCGGTGCAGCGCGCCTATCGCGAGTATCAGGAGAAGGCGCTCGGCCGTACGGGCCTGCGCAAGATGTACATCGGCACGCTGACGCTCGCGCTCTTCCTCGCCACGTTCATCGCGATGATGCTGGCGCTCGCGCTCGGCAATCAGCTTGCGCGGCCGTTGTTCCTGCTGGCCCAGGGCACCAAGGAAATTACCGAAGGCGACTACACGCCCAAGCGCGAAATCAAATCACGCGACGAACTGGGCTTTCTCACGCAGTCGTTCAACGCAATGACACGGCAGTTGTCCGAAGCGCGCGCGGCCGTCGAAAACAATCGCATCGCGCTCGAGCATTCAAAGGCGTATCTGGAAAGCATCCTCGCAAACCTGACCGCGGGCGTGTTCGTGTTCGACCGGCAGTTCAGGCTGACCACCGCGAATCGCGGCGCCGAGCGGATTTTCCGTCAACCGTTCCAGGAGGTGATGGGTTCGGCGCTGGATCAGATCGGCGTGCTGAGTGAATTCGGCGGCATGGTCCGCAAGGCGTTTGCCGATCGCGAAGCGGCGAGCGGCGATGGTCACGACGATCGCGGCCACTGGCAGCAGCAGTTTTCCGTGCAGGTGCCGGGCGAAACCGAGCCGCTCACCTTGCTCGTGCGCGGCGCGCGGCTCGTCTCCGCAACGGACCGCGACGCGGAAGACATGCAGACCTCCGGCTACGTCGTGGTGTTCGACGATATTTCGGACGTGATCTCCGCGCAGCGTTCGATCGCGTGGGGCGAAGTCGCGCGGCGGCTCGCGCACGAGATCAAGAATCCGCTCACGCCGATTCAGCTCTCGGCCGAGCGTCTGCAGATGAAGCTCGCCGACAAGCTGTCGCCATCCGATGCGGATGTGCTGAAGCGCGGCGCGACCACGATCGTGAACCAGGTCGCCGCGATGAAGCAGATGGTCGATAATTTCCGCGACTACGCGCGCACGCCGCCGGCGGTGCTTGCGCATCTGCAGTTGAACGACCTGGTCAGCGAAGTGCTCACGCTGTACGGTATCGAAGAAGGCAAGGACGCCATCCAGATCGAACTCGCCGCATTGCCCGCGATCCGCGGCGACGCGACGCAGTTGCGCCAGGTGATTCACAACCTGCTGCAGAATGCGCAGGATGCGGTGGCGGACCTCGAGCATCCCCGTGTGTTGCTCGAGACGAGGACAGTAGAATACGGAGACCCCGACGCGGAAGGCAAAGTCCACGTCGCGGTGCGTCTGACGGTGTCGGATAACGGACCGGGCTTCCCCGCGCGTATCCTCACACGTGCATTCGAGCCTTACGTGACGACCAAAGCCAAAGGTACGGGCCTGGGACTTGCGATGGTCAAAAAGATCGTCGACGAACACGGCGCGCGCATCGATATCCGCAATCGTATGAAAGCGGGCGATGTTATCGAGGGCGCGCAGATTTCGATCCTCTTCCTTCAACTGGCAGACGATGCCGCGACACCCGGAACGGGGCCGCGTCCGGCGCACGGCGGTGCGTCGCAGGGAAAGACAAAAGCAACAGTGCAGACAAGGGCAGCGTAA
- a CDS encoding DUF4390 domain-containing protein — MTIKRFFPLRLAAVLWIALAVWLAAPGVAHADSIAVQRASLQADNTGWNLDARFDFDLNSNLEDAVNKGIPLYFTTDFELSRPRWYWFDEQPVSVSQSIRLSFQPLTREYRVSSVSSGGLQLGFTTLKDALAVIKHITSWHVIDRNDVHAGENYTASVRMQLDIALMPKPFQIDAVNNRDWNLASEWKRFTFTVTERAK; from the coding sequence GTGACCATCAAACGCTTCTTCCCGCTTCGGCTCGCTGCCGTGCTCTGGATCGCGCTGGCCGTATGGCTGGCTGCGCCGGGCGTGGCGCACGCTGACTCGATCGCGGTCCAGCGTGCGTCGCTGCAAGCCGACAACACCGGCTGGAATCTCGACGCGCGCTTCGACTTTGACCTGAACAGCAACCTCGAAGACGCGGTCAATAAAGGCATTCCGCTGTATTTCACGACCGACTTCGAATTGAGCCGGCCGCGCTGGTACTGGTTCGACGAGCAGCCGGTGAGCGTGTCGCAAAGCATTCGCCTGTCGTTCCAGCCGCTCACGCGCGAATATCGCGTGTCGAGCGTGTCGTCCGGTGGTTTGCAGCTCGGCTTCACTACGCTCAAGGATGCGCTCGCGGTGATCAAGCACATCACGTCGTGGCACGTTATCGATCGCAATGACGTGCATGCCGGGGAGAACTACACCGCATCGGTGCGCATGCAACTCGACATCGCGCTGATGCCCAAGCCGTTCCAGATCGACGCGGTGAACAACCGCGACTGGAACCTCGCATCCGAATGGAAGCGCTTTACCTTCACGGTGACCGAACGTGCTAAATAA
- the rsmB gene encoding 16S rRNA (cytosine(967)-C(5))-methyltransferase RsmB — translation MTTKPSSRTASSSARPRESRLSMLHLAPESLGFALDCAGQAVGAVRLGAALPAALQSVFVSAPEGSAAAARGAVQDIAYRTMRRLATAEWLVAKLVKKAPPPHVGHVLACALALLVDDETNAAYAPFTVVDQAVSAIGARREFAFAKGLVNAVLRNFLREREALLSAAQADEVARWNYPAWWIEAVKHAWPDAWQSVLVAGNTQGPLTLRVNARRSTVDAYLQVLQNHHIAASKAGDYAVKLATPVPVDRIPGFNDGVVSVQDAGAQLAAPLLDVRDGMRVLDACAAPGGKTGHLLELAKLQLVALESDASRARRIGENLQRLKLEAEVRIGDAGAPAKWHDDIDQPFDRILADVPCSASGIVRRHPDIRWLRRASDIPALVAEQRRILDALWPLVKPGGELLYVTCSIFPEEGELQAQWFGNKYQDAVRLDAPGQLLPSVARAPADTSAGSHAGQPAEDSAGANSDHDGFFYARFQKR, via the coding sequence ATGACCACAAAGCCTTCTTCGCGAACTGCTTCCTCATCGGCGCGTCCGCGCGAATCCCGTTTGTCCATGCTGCATCTCGCGCCCGAATCGCTCGGATTCGCGCTCGACTGCGCGGGCCAGGCGGTCGGCGCTGTGCGTCTCGGCGCAGCCTTGCCGGCCGCGCTGCAATCTGTCTTCGTGTCCGCGCCCGAGGGCAGCGCTGCCGCCGCGCGTGGCGCGGTGCAGGACATCGCGTACCGCACCATGCGGCGTCTCGCGACCGCTGAGTGGCTGGTTGCGAAGCTGGTGAAAAAGGCGCCGCCGCCGCACGTCGGGCATGTGCTTGCCTGTGCACTGGCTCTACTCGTCGACGACGAAACCAATGCGGCCTACGCGCCGTTCACAGTCGTCGATCAGGCGGTGAGCGCGATCGGCGCACGTCGTGAATTTGCCTTTGCGAAGGGCCTCGTCAACGCCGTGCTGCGCAATTTCCTGCGCGAGCGCGAAGCGCTGCTGAGCGCCGCGCAAGCCGACGAAGTGGCGCGCTGGAACTACCCGGCATGGTGGATCGAGGCGGTCAAGCACGCATGGCCCGACGCATGGCAGTCGGTGCTCGTCGCCGGCAACACGCAAGGCCCGCTGACGCTGCGTGTGAACGCGCGTCGCTCGACGGTCGACGCCTATCTGCAAGTGCTGCAGAACCATCACATTGCCGCGAGCAAGGCGGGCGACTACGCCGTCAAGCTCGCCACGCCGGTGCCGGTTGACCGCATTCCGGGCTTCAACGACGGCGTCGTCTCGGTGCAGGACGCCGGCGCGCAACTCGCCGCGCCACTACTCGACGTGCGCGACGGCATGCGTGTGCTCGACGCATGCGCGGCGCCAGGCGGAAAGACCGGCCATCTGCTCGAACTTGCCAAACTTCAACTCGTCGCGCTCGAAAGCGACGCGTCGCGGGCGCGCCGTATCGGCGAAAATCTGCAACGCCTCAAGCTCGAAGCGGAAGTGCGGATCGGCGACGCCGGCGCGCCGGCGAAATGGCACGACGACATCGACCAGCCGTTCGACCGCATTCTGGCTGACGTGCCGTGTTCGGCGTCGGGCATCGTGCGGCGCCATCCGGATATCCGCTGGCTGCGCCGCGCGTCCGACATTCCCGCGCTGGTCGCCGAGCAGCGCCGCATTCTCGACGCCCTTTGGCCGCTCGTGAAACCAGGCGGCGAGTTGCTCTACGTTACGTGTTCGATCTTTCCCGAAGAAGGCGAGTTGCAGGCACAGTGGTTTGGAAACAAGTATCAGGATGCGGTACGATTGGACGCGCCGGGGCAACTGTTGCCTTCAGTCGCTCGCGCGCCCGCCGACACATCGGCCGGTTCTCATGCCGGACAACCCGCTGAAGACAGCGCCGGCGCGAACTCAGACCACGACGGATTTTTCTACGCGCGCTTTCAGAAACGGTGA
- the htpX gene encoding zinc metalloprotease HtpX has protein sequence MFNWVKTAMLMAAITALFIVIGGMIGGSRGMTIALVIALGMNFFSYWFSDKMVLRMYNAQEVDETSAPQFYRMVRELSTRAGLPMPRVYLINEDAPNAFATGRNPEHAAVAATTGILRVLSEREMRGVMAHELAHVKHRDILISTVSATMAGAISALANFAMFFGSRDENGRPTNPIAGIAVALLAPIAGALIQMAISRAREFEADRGGAQISGDPQALASALDKIHRYASGIPFPTAEQHPATAQMMIMNPLSGGGIANLFSTHPATEERVARLMEMARTGRFE, from the coding sequence ATGTTCAATTGGGTCAAAACCGCGATGTTGATGGCCGCGATCACGGCCCTTTTCATCGTGATCGGCGGGATGATCGGCGGGTCGCGCGGCATGACGATCGCGCTCGTGATCGCCCTTGGGATGAATTTCTTTTCGTACTGGTTCTCGGACAAGATGGTCCTGCGTATGTACAACGCGCAGGAAGTCGACGAAACCAGTGCGCCGCAGTTCTATCGCATGGTGCGTGAGCTCTCCACGCGCGCCGGCCTGCCCATGCCGCGGGTCTACCTGATCAATGAAGACGCGCCGAACGCGTTCGCCACCGGCCGCAATCCGGAGCATGCGGCGGTTGCCGCTACCACTGGCATTCTGCGCGTGCTATCCGAGCGCGAAATGCGCGGGGTCATGGCGCACGAACTCGCGCACGTTAAGCATCGCGACATTCTGATCTCGACCGTTTCGGCCACCATGGCTGGCGCTATCTCCGCGCTGGCGAACTTCGCGATGTTCTTCGGCAGCCGCGACGAAAACGGCCGTCCCACGAACCCGATCGCGGGCATCGCGGTTGCGCTGCTGGCGCCGATTGCCGGTGCCTTGATCCAGATGGCGATTTCGCGTGCGCGTGAATTCGAAGCGGACCGCGGCGGCGCGCAGATTTCCGGCGACCCGCAAGCGCTCGCTTCGGCGCTCGACAAGATCCATCGTTACGCAAGCGGGATTCCTTTTCCCACTGCCGAGCAACATCCGGCTACCGCGCAAATGATGATCATGAACCCGCTGTCGGGCGGCGGCATCGCGAATCTGTTCTCCACGCATCCGGCCACCGAGGAGCGCGTCGCGCGTTTGATGGAAATGGCGCGTACGGGGCGCTTCGAGTAA
- a CDS encoding LysE family translocator, translated as MFGITQFEFFVVAVFLLNVTPGPDTAYIVGRSVAQGRGAGLMSALGISAGCCVHSLACAFGLTALLAASATAFTIIKFVGAIYLMYLGVRLLLAKPAADQAAGEARAAGAPKSLRQLFLQGFWTNVLNPKVVLFFVSFFPQFVTTGSNHKALAFLTLGAVFVVMSMLWNSFVAWIAGSVTRRFSGQPSVKKWLDRGVGSAFVGLGLKLATASR; from the coding sequence ATGTTCGGCATCACCCAATTCGAATTTTTCGTCGTCGCGGTCTTTCTTCTGAACGTGACGCCCGGTCCCGACACGGCGTATATCGTCGGGCGCAGCGTCGCTCAAGGCCGTGGCGCGGGTCTCATGTCGGCGCTCGGCATTTCCGCCGGCTGCTGCGTTCACTCGCTGGCCTGCGCATTCGGCTTGACCGCGCTGCTGGCCGCCTCCGCCACCGCGTTCACGATTATCAAGTTCGTCGGCGCGATTTATCTGATGTATCTCGGCGTGCGCCTGCTCCTGGCCAAGCCGGCCGCCGACCAGGCTGCGGGCGAAGCGCGCGCGGCCGGCGCGCCTAAATCGCTGCGCCAGCTTTTCCTGCAAGGCTTCTGGACCAACGTGCTGAATCCCAAGGTGGTGCTGTTTTTCGTGTCGTTCTTCCCGCAATTCGTGACGACCGGCAGCAATCACAAAGCGCTCGCCTTCCTCACGCTCGGCGCGGTGTTCGTCGTGATGAGCATGCTTTGGAACAGTTTTGTCGCGTGGATCGCGGGCAGTGTGACACGGCGCTTCTCCGGCCAGCCGTCGGTGAAGAAGTGGCTGGATCGCGGTGTCGGCAGCGCTTTCGTCGGCTTGGGTCTCAAGCTCGCCACCGCATCAAGATGA
- the fmt gene encoding methionyl-tRNA formyltransferase yields MSHSLRVIFAGTPEFAAAALAAIHGAGFPVPLVLTQPDRPAGRGMKVQASPVKRYAQEHGLAVAQPPSLRRAGKYPDEAAAAIDQLRATPHDVMVVAAYGLILPQEVLDIAPLGCINIHASLLPRWRGAAPIHRAIEAGDAETGITLMQMDVGLDTGAMISEARTAISADDTTATLHDRLAQDGAKLIVEALIELERSGKLAATPQPADGVTYAEKIGKHEAALDWRRPAAVLARQVRAFDPFPGGVGTLEDGTSIKIWAAVPADAQANGASGTITDVSAEGVVVACGEGALRLTQLQKPGGKRLPVREFLAGSTLAVGQRFQLPEAK; encoded by the coding sequence ATGAGTCATTCGTTGCGCGTCATCTTTGCCGGTACGCCGGAGTTCGCCGCGGCCGCGCTGGCCGCGATTCACGGCGCCGGTTTCCCGGTGCCGCTCGTGCTGACCCAGCCGGACCGGCCCGCCGGGCGCGGAATGAAAGTGCAGGCGAGCCCGGTCAAGCGCTACGCGCAGGAGCACGGACTGGCCGTCGCCCAGCCGCCTTCGCTGCGCCGCGCCGGCAAATATCCGGACGAAGCCGCCGCCGCAATCGATCAACTGCGCGCCACGCCGCACGACGTCATGGTGGTGGCCGCCTACGGCCTGATCCTGCCGCAGGAAGTGCTCGATATTGCGCCGCTCGGCTGCATCAACATTCACGCGTCGTTGTTGCCGCGCTGGCGCGGCGCGGCGCCGATTCATCGCGCGATCGAAGCGGGCGACGCCGAAACCGGCATCACGCTAATGCAGATGGACGTCGGCCTCGACACGGGCGCGATGATTTCCGAAGCGCGCACCGCGATTTCCGCCGACGACACGACGGCCACGTTGCACGACCGTCTCGCGCAAGACGGCGCGAAGCTGATCGTCGAAGCGCTGATCGAACTCGAGCGCAGCGGCAAACTGGCGGCAACGCCGCAACCCGCGGACGGCGTGACCTACGCGGAAAAGATCGGCAAGCACGAAGCCGCGCTCGACTGGCGCCGCCCGGCGGCGGTGCTTGCGCGCCAGGTGCGGGCGTTCGACCCGTTTCCTGGCGGCGTGGGCACGCTTGAAGACGGCACGTCGATCAAAATCTGGGCCGCGGTTCCCGCTGACGCGCAGGCCAACGGCGCATCGGGCACGATCACCGACGTCTCAGCCGAAGGCGTGGTCGTCGCCTGTGGCGAAGGCGCGCTGCGTCTCACGCAATTGCAGAAACCCGGCGGCAAACGCCTGCCGGTGCGCGAATTTCTGGCCGGCTCGACGCTGGCTGTGGGACAGCGCTTTCAACTGCCCGAAGCAAAGTAA
- the def gene encoding peptide deformylase: protein MALLNILNYPDKRLHKIAKPVEAVNDRIRRLVKDMAETMYAAPGVGLAATQVDVHERVIVIDVSDDHNELLAFINPEIIWSSDERKLSEEGCLSVPGIYDNVERAEKVRVRALNEKGETFEMDCEGLLAVCIQHEMDHLMGRVFVEYLSSLKQTRIKSKMKKLAHAM, encoded by the coding sequence ATGGCTTTACTGAATATCCTCAATTACCCGGACAAACGGCTGCACAAGATCGCGAAGCCGGTCGAAGCGGTCAACGACCGCATCCGCCGCCTCGTCAAGGACATGGCCGAAACCATGTACGCCGCGCCCGGCGTCGGCCTTGCCGCGACCCAGGTGGACGTGCATGAGCGCGTGATCGTGATCGACGTGTCGGACGACCACAACGAACTGCTTGCCTTCATCAACCCCGAAATCATCTGGTCGAGCGACGAACGGAAGCTGTCGGAAGAGGGCTGTCTCTCGGTGCCGGGCATTTACGACAATGTCGAGCGCGCCGAGAAAGTGCGCGTGCGGGCGCTCAACGAGAAGGGCGAAACCTTCGAGATGGACTGTGAAGGCCTGCTCGCAGTGTGCATCCAGCATGAAATGGATCACCTGATGGGCCGCGTGTTCGTCGAATACCTGTCTTCGCTGAAGCAGACGCGCATCAAGAGCAAGATGAAGAAGCTCGCCCACGCAATGTAA
- the dprA gene encoding DNA-processing protein DprA, with the protein MHTLPATDIELAAWLRLALAPGLKPAALRLLLGAFGLPEAIFAQTPEALAEVAGEAAARAALAPTGPEFGAQLDAVIAWREQPGNQVVTLDDPAYPPALLTMPDPPPLLYIKGRLNLLHTRAVALVGSRSATAQGVEDAERFARELSVAGVTVVSGLALGIDGAAHRGGLEGVGGTVAVIGTGADLVYPAAHHALARQIAVQGAILSEWPLGTPARAANFPQRNRLIAGLVSGVVIVEAAMRSGSLITARLANEMGRDIFALPGSIHAPLSRGCHRIIKQGAKLVETPDEVLEELGFARRAAPRAASSSAHAVLWGGAGSRTTTAASGAAKDRPELAAAQTAAASPTDSAATAATPVAVAPCPPVNPEAQRLLAALGHSPTTLEILATRTEMQDAALQTVLLQLELAGQVTMLPGGRFMRASHG; encoded by the coding sequence ATGCACACCTTGCCTGCAACCGATATTGAACTCGCCGCATGGCTGCGGCTTGCGCTCGCGCCCGGGCTGAAGCCCGCAGCGCTGCGCTTGCTGCTGGGCGCTTTCGGACTGCCGGAAGCGATCTTCGCTCAAACGCCTGAGGCGCTCGCCGAGGTTGCCGGCGAGGCCGCGGCACGCGCGGCGCTGGCGCCCACGGGCCCCGAATTCGGCGCCCAACTGGACGCGGTGATAGCGTGGCGCGAGCAACCCGGCAACCAGGTCGTGACGCTCGACGACCCCGCTTACCCGCCAGCGCTGTTGACCATGCCCGATCCACCGCCGCTGCTATATATAAAGGGCCGGTTGAATCTGCTGCATACGCGAGCGGTCGCTCTCGTGGGGAGCCGGAGCGCCACAGCGCAAGGTGTCGAAGACGCGGAGCGTTTCGCGCGGGAGTTGTCGGTGGCCGGCGTCACTGTCGTCTCGGGGCTTGCGCTCGGCATCGACGGCGCCGCGCATCGGGGTGGCCTGGAAGGCGTCGGCGGGACCGTCGCCGTCATCGGTACCGGCGCGGACCTCGTGTATCCGGCCGCGCATCATGCGCTGGCGCGGCAGATCGCAGTGCAGGGTGCGATTCTCTCCGAGTGGCCGCTCGGCACGCCCGCGCGTGCCGCCAATTTCCCGCAGCGTAACCGGCTGATCGCCGGGCTCGTCAGCGGTGTGGTGATCGTCGAAGCTGCGATGCGCTCCGGTTCGCTGATCACGGCGCGGCTCGCCAATGAGATGGGACGCGACATCTTCGCATTGCCCGGCTCGATTCACGCACCGCTGTCGCGCGGGTGTCATCGGATCATCAAGCAAGGCGCGAAGCTGGTGGAAACGCCGGACGAGGTGCTGGAGGAGTTGGGCTTTGCACGACGGGCAGCCCCGCGAGCGGCCTCGAGTTCGGCGCATGCCGTTCTTTGGGGCGGTGCCGGGTCAAGGACTACGACGGCAGCTAGCGGTGCGGCGAAGGATCGGCCGGAGTTGGCGGCGGCGCAGACGGCCGCAGCATCGCCGACCGATTCAGCGGCAACTGCAGCGACGCCGGTCGCCGTAGCGCCTTGCCCACCGGTCAATCCCGAAGCACAGCGCCTCCTCGCCGCGCTCGGCCATTCGCCCACCACGCTTGAAATTCTCGCCACCCGCACCGAGATGCAGGACGCGGCCCTGCAAACCGTCTTGCTGCAACTCGAACTCGCCGGCCAGGTGACCATGCTGCCCGGCGGCCGTTTCATGCGGGCGAGCCACGGCTGA
- a CDS encoding thioredoxin family protein: MPALNLDTDPDRIAKRVNEPETLFVACLCAEWCGTCREYREAFDKLADRHPEICFAWIDIETHADRFEDLDVENFPTILIEDSVTTRFFGTVLPQAAIVERMLSDLTAVPGVSGAPKLRPALTVV; this comes from the coding sequence ATGCCCGCGCTAAACCTCGACACCGACCCGGACCGGATCGCCAAGCGCGTCAACGAACCCGAGACGCTGTTCGTTGCCTGCCTGTGCGCGGAATGGTGCGGAACCTGCCGTGAGTACCGGGAGGCTTTTGACAAGCTGGCCGACCGGCACCCGGAAATCTGTTTCGCATGGATCGATATAGAGACACATGCGGACCGGTTCGAAGATCTGGATGTGGAGAATTTTCCGACCATACTGATCGAAGATTCAGTTACGACGCGGTTTTTCGGCACCGTCTTGCCGCAGGCGGCGATTGTGGAACGGATGTTGTCTGATCTGACGGCCGTGCCCGGTGTCAGCGGCGCGCCGAAACTGCGCCCCGCGCTGACTGTCGTCTGA